The following coding sequences are from one Planctomycetia bacterium window:
- a CDS encoding NAD(P)H-dependent oxidoreductase subunit E encodes MIATPRILTDEMVAEIKAFIPRYPSKQAVTLPALHIVNDRLRYVPFQAVIEVAEILGLAPAQVQDTLSFYGYFKQDKPHGETRAWVCRSIACALRGADDLIEHMCHKAGVAPGGTTPDGKLTIEFAECLGACEYAPCMLAGEELVKDLTNEKADAFIASQTSSAK; translated from the coding sequence ATGATCGCAACACCACGCATCCTTACCGACGAAATGGTCGCCGAGATCAAGGCGTTCATTCCGCGCTATCCGTCGAAGCAAGCGGTCACGCTCCCGGCGTTGCACATCGTCAACGATCGGTTGCGCTACGTCCCGTTTCAAGCGGTAATCGAAGTCGCCGAAATCCTCGGGCTCGCGCCGGCGCAAGTGCAAGACACGCTCAGCTTCTACGGCTACTTCAAACAAGACAAGCCGCACGGTGAAACGCGGGCCTGGGTCTGCCGCTCGATCGCTTGTGCGCTCCGGGGTGCCGACGATCTGATCGAACACATGTGCCACAAGGCCGGCGTCGCCCCCGGCGGCACGACGCCCGACGGCAAGCTCACCATCGAGTTCGCCGAATGCCTCGGCGCATGCGAGTATGCCCCTTGCATGCTTGCCGGCGAAGAACTGGTGAAAGATTTAACGAACGAAAAGGCCGATGCTTTTATCGCCTCGCAAACATCGAGTGCGAAATAG
- the nuoF gene encoding NADH-quinone oxidoreductase subunit NuoF, whose translation MAKFEPVLLANINKPDSHTLKVYEANGGYRALRKALKEMTTDQVIDVVKTSGLRGRGGAGFPTGLKWTFLPKNHPGPIYMCINADESEPGTFNNRYLMELDPHQVIEGIILSCYATKATTAYLYIRVEYPLSRRRLQSAIDECYASGLLGKNILGSAFSLDIFIHVGAAAYICGEETGLIESLEGKRAWPRIKPPFPAIEGVFRKPTVVNNIETAACVTQIVDRGADWFKSIGVPADPKNPRDPGSYGPKLYCLSGHVNKPGCYEAPLGITLRQLIDEYGEGIWKGRKAKAAIPGGISMGLFTEAEFDTPLDFAGPGKVGCLGLGTAAVVVMDETVSMVDFLHNSCRFFAHESCGQCTPCREGTHWSLTMLDRIKAGKGRLRDLDLLLEIGDSIGIIPGTTICGLSDGAAWPIKNAIRKFRSEFEDYIKRTNPTGYMVKDPVMALPILAHH comes from the coding sequence ATGGCAAAATTCGAACCCGTCCTCCTCGCCAATATCAACAAGCCCGACTCGCACACGCTTAAAGTGTACGAGGCGAACGGCGGCTATCGCGCGCTTCGCAAAGCGCTCAAGGAGATGACGACCGACCAAGTGATCGACGTCGTCAAGACGAGCGGCTTGCGGGGTCGTGGCGGAGCGGGTTTCCCGACGGGCTTGAAATGGACGTTCTTGCCGAAGAACCATCCCGGCCCGATCTATATGTGCATCAACGCCGACGAAAGCGAGCCGGGCACATTCAATAATCGCTACTTGATGGAGCTTGATCCGCATCAGGTGATCGAAGGGATCATCTTGAGTTGCTATGCGACGAAAGCGACTACGGCGTACCTCTATATTCGAGTCGAGTATCCGTTGTCGCGACGCCGGCTACAGTCGGCAATCGACGAATGCTACGCCTCGGGCTTGCTCGGAAAAAACATTCTCGGCTCGGCCTTCTCGCTCGATATCTTCATTCATGTCGGCGCTGCTGCTTATATCTGCGGTGAAGAAACCGGCCTGATCGAGAGCCTGGAAGGAAAGCGGGCTTGGCCGCGCATCAAGCCGCCGTTCCCTGCGATTGAAGGAGTGTTCCGCAAGCCGACCGTCGTGAACAACATCGAGACCGCGGCCTGCGTGACGCAGATCGTCGATCGGGGTGCCGATTGGTTTAAATCGATCGGCGTACCTGCCGACCCTAAGAACCCGCGCGATCCGGGCAGCTACGGCCCGAAGCTTTATTGCCTCAGCGGCCACGTCAACAAGCCGGGCTGTTACGAAGCTCCGCTCGGGATCACGCTTCGGCAACTCATCGATGAGTACGGCGAAGGGATTTGGAAAGGGCGCAAAGCTAAGGCGGCGATCCCCGGCGGCATCAGCATGGGCTTGTTCACCGAAGCGGAGTTCGACACGCCGCTCGATTTTGCAGGGCCGGGCAAGGTCGGGTGCTTGGGGCTCGGCACGGCAGCCGTCGTCGTGATGGACGAGACGGTGAGCATGGTCGACTTCCTGCACAACAGTTGTCGCTTCTTCGCACACGAAAGCTGCGGGCAATGCACTCCCTGTCGTGAAGGAACTCACTGGTCGCTCACGATGCTCGACCGCATCAAGGCCGGCAAAGGTCGCCTCCGCGATCTCGACCTGCTGCTCGAGATCGGCGACTCGATCGGCATCATTCCCGGCACGACGATCTGCGGCCTTTCGGACGGCGCAGCCTGGCCGATCAAGAACGCGATCCGCAAGTTCCGCAGCGAATTCGAGGACTACATCAAACGCACGAACCCGACGGGTTACATGGTCAAGGATCCGGTGATGGCGTTGCCGATCTTGGCGCACCACTGA
- a CDS encoding four helix bundle protein: MQNGGDVESNKKRDLAERTKQFAIRVIRLYSSLPKNDGAAQILGKQILRSGTSVGAQYREAMRARSTVEFISKIQSSLQELEETRYWLELLIEAELVPIKRLAPLLEESMELIAILVASTKTAKRRSKE; the protein is encoded by the coding sequence ATGCAAAACGGCGGAGACGTTGAATCAAACAAGAAACGAGACCTTGCCGAGAGAACAAAGCAATTTGCGATCCGAGTCATTCGACTGTATTCATCGCTCCCCAAAAACGACGGCGCGGCCCAGATACTCGGAAAACAAATATTACGAAGTGGAACTTCCGTAGGTGCTCAGTATCGCGAAGCGATGCGAGCGCGATCGACAGTGGAGTTCATCAGTAAGATTCAATCGAGTTTGCAGGAGTTGGAAGAAACTCGATATTGGCTGGAGTTATTGATCGAAGCGGAGTTGGTACCCATCAAAAGGCTCGCGCCGCTTTTGGAAGAATCTATGGAATTGATCGCGATTTTGGTCGCATCGACGAAAACAGCAAAGCGAAGGTCGAAAGAATAA
- a CDS encoding (2Fe-2S)-binding protein, with translation MGIVLVDGIEVTVGDNERLNGIQAAERAGIEVPHYCWHPGLSVVASCRMCLVEQGTKNPQTGKIDMLPKVVPACQTPAKDGTVFITNSAKVEQCRAQVEEALLIDHPIDCPICDKAGECRLQDYHFAHGQDERRADIRPFHSKKRDMGDTVSLFVDRCVMCTRCVRFTREITGTSELMVINRGSHEEIDVFPGYPLDNKMSGNVVDLCPVGALGDKDFMYQQRVWFMKSHDGICTNCSGGCNLHIDENQDHIYRLRPRENMEVNKWWLCDEGRYGYHHVHAEDRLVGPKRKEGPKHVIIEWSTVTTELKAKLKSVGPLAAVISPHLTLEEAYLLIKFIRGLDPNAILALGPVQVVGSDETYPGGFTIHAEKAPNRRGIKMLLSHFGGRTMNFDDLTAEIAKGAVRGAWVSGGYRLKGWNDADVAAKFAKLDLLVVQDMFASPLWDLATYQLPGGAFAERDGSYVNFAGRLQSAKWAIRPPVGAWVEGQLLHRLLDRPGLFNGRKVLTELAQEIPAFHLALNEVPSTGLDLTVNMIAANGEVAAQPV, from the coding sequence ATGGGCATCGTCTTAGTTGACGGAATTGAAGTAACGGTCGGTGACAACGAACGCCTCAACGGCATTCAAGCCGCCGAGCGCGCCGGCATCGAAGTGCCGCACTACTGCTGGCATCCGGGCCTGTCGGTCGTTGCGAGTTGCCGCATGTGCTTGGTCGAGCAGGGGACGAAGAACCCGCAAACGGGCAAGATCGACATGCTGCCGAAGGTCGTTCCGGCTTGCCAAACGCCGGCGAAAGACGGAACCGTCTTCATCACGAACAGCGCCAAGGTGGAACAATGCCGCGCTCAAGTCGAAGAAGCTTTGCTGATCGACCATCCGATCGACTGCCCGATCTGCGATAAGGCGGGCGAATGTCGGTTGCAAGACTACCACTTCGCACACGGCCAAGACGAGCGCCGCGCCGACATCCGTCCGTTTCACAGCAAGAAACGGGACATGGGAGACACGGTCTCCTTGTTCGTCGATCGCTGCGTGATGTGTACTCGCTGCGTCCGATTCACGCGCGAGATCACCGGCACCAGCGAGTTGATGGTCATCAATCGTGGCAGCCACGAAGAAATCGATGTGTTTCCCGGCTATCCGCTCGACAATAAAATGTCGGGCAACGTCGTCGACCTTTGCCCGGTCGGAGCGCTCGGCGACAAGGACTTCATGTACCAACAGCGTGTTTGGTTCATGAAGTCGCACGACGGCATCTGCACGAACTGCTCGGGCGGCTGCAACTTGCACATCGACGAAAACCAAGATCACATCTACCGGCTTCGCCCGCGCGAGAACATGGAAGTGAACAAATGGTGGCTCTGCGACGAAGGTCGCTACGGCTATCACCACGTTCACGCCGAAGACCGTCTCGTCGGCCCGAAACGGAAAGAGGGGCCCAAGCACGTCATCATCGAGTGGAGCACCGTCACCACGGAGTTGAAGGCGAAGCTGAAATCGGTGGGCCCGTTGGCCGCCGTCATTTCGCCGCACCTGACGCTCGAAGAAGCGTACCTGCTGATTAAGTTCATCCGTGGGCTCGATCCCAATGCGATCCTGGCGCTCGGGCCGGTGCAGGTCGTCGGGTCGGATGAAACGTACCCCGGCGGCTTCACGATCCATGCCGAAAAGGCTCCGAATCGGCGCGGCATCAAGATGCTGCTCTCGCACTTCGGCGGCCGAACGATGAACTTCGACGACCTGACGGCCGAGATCGCCAAAGGCGCCGTCCGCGGGGCGTGGGTCTCCGGCGGTTATCGCCTGAAGGGTTGGAACGACGCTGACGTCGCCGCCAAGTTCGCGAAGCTCGACCTCCTCGTCGTGCAAGACATGTTCGCCTCGCCGCTGTGGGACCTCGCCACGTACCAGTTACCGGGCGGGGCTTTCGCCGAACGGGACGGCTCCTACGTCAACTTCGCGGGTCGTTTGCAATCGGCCAAGTGGGCCATTCGCCCGCCGGTCGGCGCGTGGGTCGAAGGGCAATTGCTTCATCGTCTGCTCGACCGTCCGGGCCTGTTCAACGGTCGCAAGGTACTCACCGAGTTGGCCCAAGAGATTCCGGCGTTCCATCTGGCGCTCAACGAGGTGCCGTCGACGGGCCTCGATCTGACCGTGAACATGATCGCCGCAAACGGCGAGGTGGCGGCGCAACCCGTTTAG